One window of Fusobacterium polymorphum genomic DNA carries:
- the der gene encoding ribosome biogenesis GTPase Der, whose product MKPIVAIVGRPNVGKSTLFNNLVGDKIAIVDDLPGVTRDRLYRDTEWSGSEFVIVDTGGLEPRNNDFLMAKIKEQAEVAMNEADVILFVVDGKSGLNPLDDEIAYILRKKNKPVILCVNKIDNFFEQQDDVYDFYGLGFEYLVPISGEHKVNLGDMLDIVVDIIGKMDFPEEDEEVLKLAVIGKPNAGKSSLVNKLSGEERTIVSDIAGTTRDAIDTLIEYKDNKYMIIDTAGIRRKSKVEESLEYYSVLRALKAIKRADVCILMLDAKEGLTEQDKRIAGIAHEELKPIIIVMNKWDLIENKNNTTMKKMKEELYAELPFLSYAPIEFVSALTGQRTTNLLEISDRIYEEYTKRISTGLLNTILKDAVLMNNPPTRKGRVIKINYATQVSVAPPRFVLFCNYPELIHFSYARYIENKFREAFGFDGSPIMISFENKSSD is encoded by the coding sequence ATGAAACCAATAGTTGCAATAGTTGGAAGACCAAATGTTGGAAAATCTACTCTTTTTAATAACTTGGTAGGAGATAAAATAGCAATAGTTGATGACCTGCCAGGTGTAACAAGAGATAGACTATATAGAGATACTGAATGGAGTGGTTCTGAATTTGTAATAGTTGATACAGGGGGATTAGAGCCAAGAAATAATGACTTTTTAATGGCAAAAATAAAAGAGCAAGCAGAAGTTGCAATGAATGAGGCAGATGTTATTTTATTTGTTGTGGATGGAAAATCAGGACTTAATCCATTAGATGATGAAATAGCATATATATTAAGAAAGAAAAATAAACCTGTTATCCTATGTGTAAATAAAATAGATAATTTTTTTGAACAACAAGATGATGTCTATGATTTTTATGGATTAGGTTTTGAATATCTTGTGCCAATTTCTGGGGAACACAAAGTAAACTTAGGAGATATGTTAGATATAGTTGTGGATATTATTGGAAAGATGGATTTCCCAGAAGAAGATGAAGAAGTTTTAAAATTAGCAGTAATTGGAAAGCCTAATGCTGGTAAATCATCTTTAGTAAATAAATTATCAGGAGAAGAAAGAACAATAGTTAGTGATATTGCAGGAACAACAAGAGATGCTATTGATACTTTAATTGAATACAAAGATAATAAATATATGATAATTGATACTGCAGGAATAAGAAGAAAATCAAAAGTTGAAGAAAGTCTAGAATATTATTCAGTATTAAGAGCATTAAAAGCTATAAAGAGAGCAGATGTTTGTATTTTAATGCTAGATGCTAAAGAGGGACTTACAGAACAAGATAAAAGAATTGCTGGGATTGCTCATGAGGAATTAAAACCTATAATTATTGTTATGAATAAATGGGATTTAATAGAAAATAAAAATAATACTACTATGAAGAAGATGAAAGAAGAATTGTATGCTGAACTACCATTCTTGTCTTATGCACCTATTGAATTTGTTTCAGCTTTAACAGGGCAAAGGACAACAAATCTTCTTGAAATATCAGATAGAATTTATGAAGAATATACAAAGAGAATTTCAACAGGACTATTAAATACTATATTAAAAGATGCAGTTTTAATGAATAACCCACCTACAAGAAAGGGTAGAGTAATTAAAATTAACTATGCAACCCAAGTTTCTGTTGCTCCACCAAGATTTGTTTTATTCTGTAACTATCCAGAGCTTATACATTTTTCTTATGCAAGATATATTGAAAATAAATTTAGAGAAGCTTTTGGATTTGATGGAAGCCCGATAATGATAAGCTTTGAGAATAAAAGTTCAGACTAA
- a CDS encoding YlmH/Sll1252 family protein, which translates to MNENLEKIENYIKLAEKTDSVIYSNQFFPISQLNNLKYLGLKFSFKGLNEDCEKKLLAVYPKYFTEDYLYFPVKYFKIIKKSKFVSLEHKHYLGNILSLGIKREVLGDLIVKNDECYGIILENMFDFLKENLLRINSSPIEIIEIDESEVPQNEFKELNIRLSSLRLDSLVSELTNLSRTLSVNYIDLGNVQVNYEIQREKSYRISIGDTVIIKKYGKFRIEEENGLTKKDKVKLIVRKYV; encoded by the coding sequence ATGAATGAAAACTTAGAAAAGATAGAAAACTATATAAAATTAGCAGAAAAAACAGATTCAGTAATATATAGTAATCAATTTTTTCCAATATCACAACTTAATAATTTAAAATATTTGGGGCTAAAATTTTCTTTTAAAGGTCTAAATGAAGACTGTGAAAAAAAATTATTAGCAGTTTACCCTAAATATTTTACAGAAGATTATCTATATTTCCCAGTAAAATATTTTAAAATAATAAAAAAATCAAAATTTGTAAGTTTAGAGCATAAACACTATTTAGGAAATATTTTATCTTTGGGAATAAAAAGAGAAGTCTTAGGAGATTTAATAGTTAAAAATGATGAATGTTATGGTATTATATTAGAAAATATGTTTGATTTTTTAAAGGAAAATCTTTTAAGGATAAATTCTTCTCCTATTGAAATTATTGAAATAGATGAGAGTGAAGTTCCTCAAAACGAATTTAAAGAATTAAATATAAGGCTATCATCTTTAAGATTAGATAGTCTAGTATCAGAACTTACTAATTTATCAAGAACATTATCAGTCAATTATATTGATTTAGGCAATGTTCAAGTAAATTATGAAATACAAAGGGAAAAAAGTTATAGGATATCAATTGGAGATACTGTAATAATTAAAAAATATGGTAAATTTAGAATTGAAGAAGAAAATGGCTTAACAAAAAAGGATAAGGTTAAATTAATTGTTAGAAAGTACGTATAG
- a CDS encoding nitronate monooxygenase yields MKNNKICEMLGIKYPIFQGAMAWVSGGELAGAVSRDGGLGIIAGGGMEPELLRENIRKAKAITTNPFGVNLMLLRPDVEQQLDVCIEEGVKVITTGAGNPGAFMEKLKAANVKVIPVIPTVKLAERMEKIGADAVIVEGTESGGHVGTLTTMALLPQVVNALNIPVIAAGGIASGKQFLAALAMGAEAIQCGTIFLTAKECLIHQNYKNLILKAKDRSTIVTGTSTGHPVRVIENKLAKEMIDLERSGAPKEEIEKLGTGSLRLAVVNGDVEKGSFMSGQVAAMVNDERTTKEILEFLMYDLKLETEVLKRRLENWDI; encoded by the coding sequence ATGAAAAATAATAAAATTTGTGAAATGTTAGGAATTAAGTACCCAATATTTCAAGGAGCTATGGCTTGGGTTTCTGGAGGAGAATTAGCAGGAGCAGTTTCAAGAGATGGAGGACTTGGAATAATTGCTGGTGGTGGAATGGAACCTGAACTTTTAAGAGAAAACATAAGAAAAGCAAAAGCTATTACAACTAATCCATTTGGAGTAAACTTAATGCTTTTACGTCCTGATGTAGAACAACAACTAGATGTTTGTATAGAAGAAGGAGTAAAGGTTATAACAACTGGTGCAGGAAATCCAGGAGCTTTTATGGAAAAATTAAAAGCTGCTAATGTAAAAGTTATACCAGTTATTCCAACTGTAAAACTAGCAGAAAGAATGGAAAAAATTGGAGCAGATGCAGTTATAGTTGAAGGAACAGAAAGTGGAGGACATGTTGGAACTTTAACAACTATGGCATTACTTCCACAAGTAGTTAATGCACTAAATATTCCAGTTATTGCAGCAGGAGGAATTGCTAGTGGAAAACAATTCTTAGCAGCTTTAGCTATGGGAGCAGAAGCTATCCAATGTGGAACTATATTCTTAACAGCAAAAGAATGTTTAATTCATCAAAATTATAAAAATCTTATATTAAAAGCTAAAGATAGATCAACTATTGTTACAGGAACTTCAACTGGACACCCTGTAAGAGTTATTGAAAATAAATTAGCAAAAGAAATGATAGATCTTGAAAGAAGTGGAGCACCTAAAGAAGAAATTGAAAAATTAGGAACAGGAAGTTTAAGACTTGCAGTTGTTAATGGAGATGTTGAAAAAGGAAGCTTCATGTCAGGGCAAGTTGCTGCTATGGTTAATGATGAAAGAACAACAAAAGAAATTTTAGAATTTTTAATGTATGATTTAAAACTTGAAACAGAAGTCTTAAAAAGAAGACTAGAAAATTGGGATATTTAA
- a CDS encoding septum site-determining protein MinC, translating into MSNHVIIKGKNDRLVIALNPDIDFLDICDILKTKILEAKNFIGNSRMAIEFSGRALTNEEENKLIGIITENSNIVISYIFSKRTDSEEEMDLENINPLIEEGKTHFFRGTLRSGSKIESDGNVVVLGDVNPSSIIKARGNVIVLGHLNGTVYAGLGGDDRAFIGAIYFNPIQLTIGMKTITDIQDEILDSSRVNKKSRFKVARIRNQEIVVEELI; encoded by the coding sequence ATGAGCAACCATGTAATAATAAAAGGTAAAAATGATAGATTAGTAATTGCTTTAAATCCAGATATTGATTTTTTAGATATATGTGATATCCTAAAAACTAAAATATTAGAAGCTAAAAATTTTATTGGTAATAGTCGTATGGCTATTGAGTTTAGTGGTCGTGCTTTAACCAATGAAGAAGAAAATAAGTTGATAGGAATTATTACAGAGAATAGTAATATAGTGATATCTTATATATTTTCAAAAAGAACAGATTCTGAAGAAGAAATGGATTTAGAGAATATTAATCCATTAATTGAAGAGGGAAAAACCCACTTTTTTAGAGGAACATTGAGATCAGGTTCTAAAATAGAATCTGATGGTAATGTTGTTGTACTTGGAGATGTTAATCCATCTTCTATAATAAAAGCTAGAGGGAATGTTATAGTTCTTGGACATCTTAATGGTACTGTATATGCTGGTTTAGGTGGAGATGATAGAGCTTTTATAGGAGCTATTTATTTTAATCCTATTCAACTTACTATTGGTATGAAAACCATAACAGACATTCAAGATGAAATTTTAGATTCTTCAAGAGTTAATAAAAAAAGTAGATTTAAAGTGGCTCGTATTAGAAACCAAGAAATAGTTGTTGAGGAGTTGATATAG
- the minD gene encoding septum site-determining protein MinD — protein MGARVIVVTSGKGGVGKTTTTANIGAGLAEKGHKVLLIDTDIGLRNLDVVMGLENRIVYDLVDVIEERCRISQAFIKDKRCPNLVLLPAAQIRDKNDVSPEQMKVLIDSLKASFDYILIDCPAGIEQGFKNAIVAADEAIVVTTPEVSATRDADRIIGLLEAAGIKEPRLVINRIRIDMVKDKNMLSVEDILDILAIKLLGVIPDDESVVISTNKGEPLVYKGDSLAAKAFKNIASRLEGIDVPLLDLDTKMSFLDKIKFVLKR, from the coding sequence ATGGGAGCAAGAGTTATTGTGGTTACCTCTGGAAAAGGTGGAGTTGGAAAAACAACAACAACTGCAAACATAGGTGCTGGTCTTGCTGAAAAAGGTCATAAGGTTTTACTTATTGATACAGATATAGGACTTAGAAACCTAGATGTTGTAATGGGATTAGAAAACAGAATAGTCTATGATTTAGTAGATGTTATAGAAGAAAGATGTAGAATTAGTCAGGCATTTATAAAGGATAAAAGATGCCCTAATTTAGTGTTGTTACCAGCAGCACAAATAAGGGATAAAAATGATGTCTCTCCTGAACAAATGAAAGTTTTGATTGACTCTTTAAAAGCAAGTTTTGACTATATTTTGATTGATTGCCCAGCAGGAATAGAACAAGGATTTAAAAATGCAATAGTTGCAGCAGATGAAGCAATAGTTGTTACAACACCAGAAGTTTCAGCTACAAGAGATGCAGACAGAATAATTGGTTTATTAGAAGCAGCAGGAATAAAAGAACCAAGACTTGTTATAAATAGAATAAGAATAGATATGGTAAAAGATAAGAATATGTTAAGTGTGGAAGATATACTTGATATATTAGCAATAAAATTGTTGGGAGTCATTCCTGATGATGAGTCTGTTGTTATTTCTACTAATAAGGGAGAACCACTTGTATATAAGGGAGATTCACTAGCAGCTAAGGCTTTTAAAAATATAGCAAGCAGATTAGAAGGAATAGATGTTCCTCTATTAGATTTAGATACTAAAATGAGCTTTTTAGATAAAATTAAGTTTGTACTTAAGAGGTGA
- the minE gene encoding cell division topological specificity factor MinE, with protein MLGMITNLFKKENSKDDAKNRLKLVLIQDRAMLPSGVLENMKDDILKVLSKYVEIEKSKLNIEVCPYDEDPRKIALVANIPIVSPANRRK; from the coding sequence ATGTTAGGAATGATAACTAATTTATTTAAAAAAGAAAATTCAAAAGATGATGCAAAAAATAGATTAAAATTAGTTTTAATCCAAGATAGAGCTATGTTACCTTCTGGTGTATTAGAAAATATGAAAGATGATATATTAAAAGTTTTATCTAAATATGTTGAAATTGAAAAATCTAAATTAAATATAGAAGTATGCCCTTATGATGAGGATCCAAGAAAGATTGCCCTAGTTGCAAATATTCCAATAGTTAGTCCAGCTAATAGAAGAAAATAA
- a CDS encoding GntR family transcriptional regulator, whose amino-acid sequence MFEKIEIKRKTLASIAYDSIKAGIVSGEINNNLLLSENTLAKILNMSRTPIREAIKRLEAENYLKSVDGVGLIVQELSLKDLAEIYEVRIALEKVALESAILKIDSKNLFDLESELENVITSYSMNNQIDDEYLYDLDSKFHNILCSASENSCVKEILKTLEIKIHRYQYKAYKVSNTGKEATMQHLDILKEVKNKNLEKVKNLLETHIKWSFEILKDAMLKENIK is encoded by the coding sequence TTGTTTGAAAAAATTGAAATAAAAAGAAAAACTTTAGCATCTATTGCTTATGATTCAATAAAAGCTGGTATTGTTTCTGGTGAAATTAATAACAATTTATTATTATCTGAAAATACTTTAGCAAAAATTCTTAATATGAGTAGAACTCCGATAAGAGAAGCTATAAAAAGATTAGAGGCTGAAAATTATTTAAAAAGTGTAGATGGTGTTGGTTTAATTGTTCAAGAACTTTCATTAAAGGACTTAGCCGAAATATATGAAGTTAGAATAGCATTAGAAAAAGTTGCACTGGAATCAGCAATTTTAAAAATAGATTCAAAAAATTTATTTGACTTAGAATCTGAATTAGAAAATGTTATAACTTCATATAGTATGAATAATCAAATCGATGATGAGTATTTATATGATTTGGACTCTAAATTCCATAATATACTGTGTTCCGCTAGTGAAAATAGCTGTGTTAAAGAAATTTTAAAAACTCTAGAAATTAAAATACATAGATATCAATATAAAGCCTATAAAGTTTCAAATACTGGAAAAGAAGCAACAATGCAACATTTAGATATTTTAAAAGAAGTTAAAAATAAAAACCTAGAAAAAGTTAAAAATTTATTAGAAACTCATATAAAATGGTCATTTGAAATATTAAAAGATGCTATGTTAAAAGAAAATATAAAGTAG
- a CDS encoding phosphoglycerate dehydrogenase family protein, with amino-acid sequence MKKLIWIIDEEWSDYKTEIKILRENFPDCEIKMSNYNYKEDLEKFGYKADGILAQVYADIPKDTIDKLKNCKGIAIYGGGYDRVDIKAARDKGIPITNVQGYCAEDLADYIIAAIFLFNKKIEYFYNNLNNKLWGAPAVKQNMKRISSQNLLIIGFGTIGKILAKRVSSLGIKVLAYDEFLSEEEVKKYNVIKVSWEEGLKQADYISVNLKGCDENINKLSMKDFKLMKNTAYIINTARGKIIKEDDLIQAVKNKLIAGAVLDVIKNEPPVGDEAILHCENIVVTPHISYISEESFKDLKLKTLKNLIDMLNNKKPIDLVN; translated from the coding sequence ATGAAAAAATTGATTTGGATAATAGATGAGGAATGGTCTGATTATAAGACTGAAATTAAAATTTTAAGAGAAAATTTCCCAGATTGTGAAATAAAAATGTCAAATTACAATTATAAAGAAGATTTAGAAAAATTTGGATATAAAGCTGATGGAATTTTAGCACAAGTCTATGCTGATATCCCAAAAGATACTATTGATAAATTAAAAAATTGTAAAGGAATTGCTATCTATGGTGGTGGCTATGATAGAGTAGATATAAAAGCTGCTAGAGATAAAGGTATTCCTATTACCAATGTACAAGGTTATTGTGCTGAAGATTTAGCAGACTATATAATTGCAGCAATATTTTTATTTAATAAAAAAATAGAGTATTTTTATAATAATCTAAATAATAAACTTTGGGGTGCTCCCGCTGTTAAACAAAATATGAAAAGAATAAGTAGTCAAAACTTGTTGATAATTGGCTTTGGAACTATTGGTAAAATACTAGCAAAAAGAGTATCTTCTCTTGGTATAAAAGTGTTAGCTTATGATGAATTTTTATCTGAAGAGGAAGTAAAAAAATATAATGTAATAAAAGTTTCTTGGGAAGAAGGTCTAAAACAAGCTGATTATATCAGTGTGAACTTAAAAGGTTGTGATGAAAATATTAATAAACTTTCTATGAAAGATTTTAAATTAATGAAAAATACAGCTTATATAATTAATACAGCAAGAGGCAAAATAATTAAAGAAGATGATTTAATACAGGCTGTAAAGAATAAACTAATAGCTGGAGCTGTACTTGATGTTATAAAAAATGAACCACCAGTTGGAGATGAAGCTATTTTACATTGTGAAAATATAGTTGTTACTCCTCATATTTCATATATATCAGAAGAATCTTTTAAAGATTTAAAATTAAAAACTTTAAAAAATTTAATAGATATGCTGAATAATAAAAAACCAATAGATTTAGTGAATTAG